The nucleotide sequence GGAAAAGAGATCGAGGTATTTGCTGTTCGTTTGGAAGAACAGTTCAATTTGCTTAACGACATACCAAGTGCAGCCAAATTTGGTGGCGCAACAGGAAACTACAACGCCCATAAAGTAGCCTACCCTCAAATTGATTGGAAAGAATTTGGGCAAAAATTTGTTCAGGAGAAGCTTGGTCTACACCATTCCTTCCCAACTACGCAGATAGAGCATTATGACCATATGGCCGCCTTGTTCGACTGCCTCAAGAGAATCAATACTATTATAATAGATTTGGATAGGGATTTTTGGACCTATGTTTCCATGGACTATTTTAAACAGAAAATAAAAGCTGGCGAGGTGGGATCTTCCGCCATGCCCCATAAGGTAAACCCTATCGACTTTGAAAACTCGGAAGGGAATTTGGGGATAGCCAATGCCATTTTTGAACATTTATCGGCGAAACTTCCTATTTCCAGGTTACAAAGGGATTTAACGGATAGCACAGTGCTTAGAAATGTTGGCGTGCCTTTTGGCCATACGCTTATCGCCTTCCAATCCACATTAAAGGGGTTGAATAAACTATTGTTGAATAAGGAGAAGTTTGAACAGGACCTAGAAAATAATTGGGCCGTAGTAGCCGAAGCTATTCAGACCATTTTAAGGCGTGAAGCTTATCCCAATCCTTATGAAGCATTGAAGGGATTAACACGGACCAATGAGAAGATTACACAGCTGTCCATATCCAATTTTATCGATACCTTGGAAACAACGGAAGAAATAAAATCCGAATTGAAACAAATTACTCCAAGTAATTATACGGGTATTTAATCCCAAGCTAGAGAAGCCCCTTAGGTATAACCTTCACAATATAAACAAAAAGCCATCCAGAGAGCCATAGCGATACTCTGGATGACTTTTTTATAGTGACCACAAAGGAACAAAGCTTACCCCTTCTTTTGTATCTCCACCTGATGTGGATATGGTATCTCTATCCCCGCCTTATCAAGTGCCAACTTGCAATTTTCCAATGTCTCAAAATATACCGACCAATAGTCTGACGGAACACAAAAGGGACGTACGGCGAAATTCACGGAGCTATCCGCCAACTCCGAGACGTTAACGGATGGTGCAGGGTCTTTCAACACCTTTGGATTGGACAACAATACCTCCAACAATACTTCCTTGGCCTTCTTAATATCCTCATCATATCCGATTCCAATGGTAGTGTCCACCCTCATCTTACCTTCAGCGGTATAATTAATAATGTTGCCATTGGCCATGGCGCCATTGGGCACAATGGCCAGCTTATTTTGTGGGGTTATAAGTTTTGTTGTGAAAATTTCAATTTCCTTTACGCTACCCAATACTCCCTGTGCCTCTATTAAGTCTCCAATTTTGTAAGGCTTAAAAATCATAATCAAAACCCCGCCTGCGAAGTTGGACAATGAGCCCTGAAGTGCTAAGCCAACGGCCAAGCCAGCGGCTGCGATTACAGCGGCGAAGGTGGTGATATTTATCCCTAACTGCCCAATGACAACTAGGATCAAAAATATTTTAAGGACCCATGATACCATACTGAGTAAAAAACGTTGTAAGGATGCATCGTATTTACTACTGTACATAACCTTTCTTGTACCACCAATAATTCTTTTAATAACCCATAATCCAATTACAAAAATCAGGAAAGCCGTTAGTACCTTAGGTCCAAACTCCTTTGCCAATTCTATTCCGTAATTAAGCCATTCTTCTGCTTTTTCCATGATGTAATATAGTTAGTGTTTTTAGATGTACTAATATAGAAATTGAATCCGTAATAGCTTGATAATCTTAGTTATAAATATTTATGAAATGCCATTAACCCTATTTTAGGGTTGCCCACCCAAATATAACATACCACAAAAAAAGCCCTGAATTGCCGATTGACAAAACAGAGCTTATTAACTTTATTTTCAATATGTTAATACATCGTCTTTTATTTACCCCTTCAAAAAATTACCGATTTCACCTAAGCCTTCTCCCTTATAATCGGATTTTTCAACCGCCTTCATAAACTGGACCAATTTGGCAGGGCTCATATTTTTGCCCAATACCCGTACCAGTATAAAACCCTTATCATCACTATCACCATAGATGATTACCTCGTCAATGGCATCATCATCACCCAAATATCTTACGGAAGCTTTCCCATATTTGGTGTTCATTTTCATCAGCTCTGTGAATTTGCCATTTTTTAAGATGGCAGTTATATTCGCTTTTTCATTCTGAAACTCCATTAGGTTGTCCTCGGTTATTTTAAACGCCAGGATATTTAATTTTTTTAATGACCCAAGTGCTTCCCTTTGGTCTTCGGTTAAATCGGCCTTCTCCATGTTCAACAGGCTTACAGGCAGATCGACAGATAAAAAATTAGGATTATCCGCATTGTCTACAAAATATTCCTGTAGACTTTGTGTTGACGAACATGCAGACATTACAAAGATCAACAATATTGCCCACACCAATTTCTCGACTCTTGTTTTCATTTCCTATATTATAAAGTTTTGATCAAGTAGGGTAATGGCCTTTTTAGTTGACCACTACCCTAGCCTGTTATTACTTGTTCTTACCCGCCTTATTTAACTCGGACGGCAAATTCATCTTTTGAGTCAACGATCCAATCTTGTTTAGATCAATATCTCCGGTGAGCGATAACAATACCGTTTCAAATTTCCTATCATTGATTTCCACGTTCCCATTTTTAATACCGGTAACAAACATGAGCAATTCGCTTACATGGTCTTCATCCTTCCCGCTTTTGATGTAAAACTTTACATTGGCATCCTTATCCTTGACCCGCATAAGTTCCTGTAATGATGAAGATTTCAAATACTTCTCCATAGTAATCTGCATGTCTGTAGAAATCTTTTTATCCTCAGTAATAAAAACCTTTAAATTTTTCAAGTTTTGGGCTATGTCCATAAAATCCTGAGCCTCCTTGTCATCGACCTCAACATTTATCTTGCTCAACAATTTAAACATACTTTCATTGACCACAACGGCGCTCACATTGTCCAAATCTTCAAATTTATCGAACATAGATTGTGAAAACCCCATTAAAGGCAACACGGCCACTAATACTATTATGATATTCTTCTTCATCTTTTTTAATTTAATTTTTGTTGTAAATTTTTTGTTTTGTTTCTTCAAACTCCCGTAAATAAGCTACTTTCTCGGTTCCCTTACCAAGATTGGTCGCCAGAAGACTCAATGCCTTTTTGGTTTCCTGATAGGCATATTCTGCTTCTTTCTGTTCTTGATAACTTCTTCCAAAATATATACCAAATATCAAAATGCTCACTGCCGCAATGGAAATCCACTTTATATAACTTTTTTTCCTAGGTTTTAGTGGAACCTGTCTGGTAAACTTTTCTTCTCTGGCTATGGAAAAATACTGAAACATTGGGGCATATTCTTTTAAGTGCAAAGGAAGATCTTCCTTGGCAAAATATTCCCTCAACATTTCTTCTTCGGCAACCGTAGCAGTTGCTTCAAAATACCTTTCCAATAATTTTTCTATATTACTTAATTCCATAATTGTGCTTTTGAACTAATTTTTCCCTCACTGTTTTTCGCGCTCTGGATAAAGCTACCCTAACTGCCGTAGCACTCATATCCAATAGTTCTGCTATTTCCTCAAATTCATACTGCTCCACATCCCTTAACTGTAAGACCATTTTTTGCTGTTCCGGCAATTCCTGCATAATTCTTTCTATCCAACTTAAACTATCACTGACCTCCACCTGATTTTGCAGGGAAACATTGTCATCCCTGTAATTGCTGTGTACCAATTTTAAGTTTCCAGCCTGTTTGGACTTAAGTCGGTCCAAGCAAAAATTCTTGGTCATCATCATGGCATAAGCTTCTACATTATTGTAGTTTTCCATCATATTATTCTTGGACCATAGCTTCATTAAGATTTCCTGTGTGGCATCCTCGGCTTCTTCTTTAGAGACCAACAAACGTTTTGCCAGTCTGTACAGTTTATCCTTAAATGGCAATACCACATTTAAAAACTCCGTTTGTTGCATTTTGGTTTAGTTGTTTATAATCCTAAATAACAGGCTTACAATAGGAAGACGACATACATCGAATTTTGTTACAATTAATATCAAATTAGGTCCAATGTAAGTAAATTAGCGCAAAGGAAACCAAATTGGCATTATTACCGTATATAAATAAAATCGTTCCCCAAAACTGATTCATACTTTTTTAATGGAATGATATTTGTGAGTCTCTACTCGTAAGTTTTGGCAATTATTTTAAAAATTATGAAGAAGTATTTATTGATTTTTTTAGGATTGAGTTTGTTCCTCTCAAGTTGTAGCAAGAATGATGACACCCAGATTGCCGAGGAAATACAAGAAAATATTACTCCCCCGGAAGCAGAAATAGATGTAACAGTCCAAAACTTTATGTGGCAGACCATGAATACCTATTATTTTTGGCAAAGTGATGTAGTGGACTTGGGAGATTACCGTTTTGCTTCCTATGACGATTATGTATCATATTTGGAAACCGAGGAAGACCCCGGAAAATTTTTTGACGAAAAATTACTTTACACGGAAGACCGATTTAGTTTTTATTCCGATGATTATGAGGAATTGACTCAATCTTTCGCAGGAATATCCAAGAGTAATGGTTTGGAATTCGGTTTGAGCCTATTTGCCAATAGTGATGATGTTTATGGATATGTGCGCTACATTGTTCCAAATTCCAATGCCTCCACCAAAGATATCCAAAGAGGGGACATTTTTACCGGTGTCAATGGCACTACCCTTAACCTGGACAACTATATAGACCTATTATTTGGTGATAACGATTCCTACACCTTAAATATGGCTGAAATCTCCAATAATGTTATTACCGATACGGACAGGGAAGTTTCACTAACAAAAGAAGCCAACTTGACCGAAAATCCGATCCTTATCAACCAGGTATTGGAAACGGGAGGAAAAAAAATAGGCTATATAATGTACAATGCCTTTACCAATGAATTTGACGAACAGTTGAACACCGCCTTTGGCGAGTTCAAGTCAGCAGGGGTTACGGAACTAGTATTGGACCTTAGGTACAACCCTGGTGGGTCGGTAAATTCGGCCCGATTATTATCCAGTATGATTTATGGTACTTATACCAATAGTGTTTTCCTAAAAGCCAGATATAATGACAAACTACAATCGGAGTTTAAGGACGCTGACCTCATTGAGTATTTTGCCGACGCAACGGACAACAATACTCCTATAAATACGTTAGGCCTAAACAAGGTGTATATCATTGCTACTGGCAGTAGTGCATCGGCAAGCGAATTGGTTATGAATGGCTTGGACCCTTACATAAATGTAATCCATATAGGAACCACAACGACTGGAAAGAACGAATTTTCGGTTACCTTTGTAGACGATTTGGAGAATGGCAATGTTTACAATCCTGATAGAGAGGATAAAATCAACCCCGATAATCATTGGGCAATTCAACCATTGATAGGGCGAAATGAAAATACCAATGGCTTTTCCGAGTATACGGACGGACTTGCACCTGACATTTCGTTGAGTGAGGATCTATCCAATTTAGGAATATTGGGCAATATGGATGAACCCCTGTTGGCCAAGGCCATTGCCGAGATTACAGGAACTACTGCAAAAATGGATTTTACAGTTGATATGCCGGTAAAATTAATTAGTAGCTCCAAAATGTTCACAAAGATTAAGGATAATATGTTTATGGATATCAAAAAACCCTTAAACTTGACAAAAAAACAATAGTCAGTCCTCTTTATAAAGTGCCGCTTAAGGCTACAAAGATTAACATAGGCAAAATATTGAGCGACACTATTAATATTACAACTACATTATGAAAAAAATCTTAGGCCTACTTTTAATTGCCATAGCCCTTTCCTGCTCCGACAAGGATGATGACGCGTTCGTCTATCCCAAGGAGTCAACTGTGCAGAATTTTATGTGGCAAGGCCTAAATCTTTGGTATTTTTGGCAGGCGGACGCTCCTAATTTAGGTGATAGCCGATTCACATCCAATGACGACTATGTGGCCTATCTTGAATCCTATACCGATCCTGAGGAATTCTTTTACCAGACCTGTTACAAACACTCTAAGGTAGTTGGCAGCAGCTCCGCTATTGATCGCTTTAGTTTTGTTGAGGACGATTACGAAACATTGGTAAATTCATTAAGTGGCGTGTCCAAAAGCAATGGGCTGGAATTTGGATTGGCCCGAAATGAGGGTAGTACCGACCTTTTCGGGTACGTAAGGTATATAATCCCAAACTCCAATGCTTCCACCAAAGACATTGCCAGAGGGGATATCTTTACTAGAGTAAACGGGGTTCAGCTCAACGACGCTAATTATATAAGCCTCCTTTTTGGAAATTCGGATACCTACACCTTAGGTATGGCAGATATTTCCGGAACAATAGTTACGGATAATGATAAGGAAGTAACATTGACCAAGTCCGAAGGATTGCAAGAGGATCCAATATTGGTTGCGAAGACCGTAGAGGTCAACGGAACCAAAATTGCCTATCTCATGTACAACGGTTTTACAAATAGCTATAATGAACAACTAAATACGGTCTTTGGACAGTTTAAAACGGCTGGGGCTACGGAATTGGTACTTGATCTTAGGTATAACCCAGGAGGTTCGGTAAACAGTTCCAGATTATTGGCCAGTATGGTATATGGCACCAATACCAGTGAATTATATGTAAGACAACGATGGAATGACAAAATACAATCCATGCTGAACAAAGAGCAATTGGAAGATTATTTTGCAAATAAAACAGACTCTGGAACAGCATTGAATAGTCTAAACCTAAACAAAGTATATGTTCTGGCAACAGGCAGCTCTGCATCGGCCAGTGAATTGGTCATGAACGGACTGGCACCCTACGTTAATGTTTTTCATATTGGCGAAACTACCAGGGGCAAGAACGAGTTTTCCGTTACCATGGTAGATGACATAGACAATGACTATATCTATAGGTCCGACAGGGAAAATAAGATAAACCCCAGTAATAGGTGGGCAATGCAACCGCTTATGGGAAGAAATGAAAATTCTGAAGGATTTTCGGACTATACCTTAGGATTGACCCCCGATGTTGTTTTAGCGGAAGATCTTGCGGATCTAGGAGTTTTAGGGGATATAAACGAGCCGCTTTTTGCTAGGGCAATCCAAGAAATTACAGGAGTAAGTGCCAAAAAGGACTTTAGCGTAAAAATGCCAGTAAATGAAATATCCAACTCCAAAATGTTTACACCTTTAAAGGATAATATGTATCTGGACAAACCTGTTGATATTACTTTTCAATAGGCTTTGTACTTAGATTAATACCATCCAAAGCTATAAAACATACCCCCCCTCTTCTACTTGGTCCTTACCTTGTAAAAGAGGGGGTTTCGTTTTACATTTGTTATTGGTCAAGTAACCTTCTAGATTTCCTTTGTCAAAGAAACCCAACCTAATAGACCAATAACCTAATTAAAGTAAATTCCCCCAGGAACTATCCCCACCGTTAATGCTTTTATAGTCAGTTCAGTATTTAGATCATAAACTGTAAGCGTTCCATTACTGGCATAATCTCCTGCATCTGTTCCGTACAACCTGCCATTATTAACGACCATGGTATAAAAACTGACGCCTTCCAAGACGGTTTCCATATTCAAGCTTGTTGCCGACAAACTCTGTTCAAATACGGTATCTCCCAAACGATAGTACAAAATACCCCCATCCAAATTTAAACTACTGGGATGCTGGGTTGTTTCGAATTGGATATTGTTATCTACCTCATTGGTGACCGTATTGATCTTTGTCAGCACCCCTGCAGTTTCATCCCCCGTATAAGCAGGTTTGCCCGAAGCCAGTACCCATAAGTTCCCGGAGGCATCCAATTGCATGGAATTGGGCACGTCCCCCACTGTAAGCGTTTTTATTAGCTCGTTGGAAGTGGTATTGATAACCGAAACCTTATTGTTCTGCCCCCATGCACCCTGATGGGCTACATAAACCGTATTGTCCTTGGCCAAAATGGCCTCAGGGCCCAAAATTACAGATATGGTACCCTCTACGGTATAATTCTGAAGATTGATAATGGCTACGAAATCGTCTGTTTCATCTGCAGTATCACCCCAGTTGGTAACATACCCCTTGCCGTTAGCTTCAATAAAATACCTAGGATTGTTCAATCCGTCGGTAATGCTCGCTATTTTTTCAAAAGTATATCTATTTACTACATTTATCTTGTTGGAGACATTGGCCACTATAAAAGCCTCATTCTCCGTAAATCCTATCGACTGTACAACATTTCCTAAATCCTCATCATTCGTCATTTTATAAATTCCGTTATTTACTACGGACAGATCCTCGGAAATAAAAGTGACCGTTCCCGTGCCATTACTAAAGGGGCCTTCATTGGAAACCAATATTCCATTTGCGTAATCGCCCATTGGCTCTTGGATCTCCTCATCATCATTGGAACAAGACCAGGATAGGCCGATAATCAATAGCGGAAAAAATACATTTCTAATCTTCATTTGTTTAAGCTGATTTAAAATTTAGTAATTAATTGTAGTTGAAAATTTCTATTGGGCATTGGCCTATAGGCCACGTTCTGATAATTTTTATCAAACAAATTGTTCACCTTTAAACCCAAAATAAATTTGATTCCGGAAATGTTAGGCCAATGGTAATCCAATCCTATGTTCCCAACTGTATATGAGGACAAACTGTCGCTATTGTCGGTGGTGGTGTAGACCGAGCCAGTGTATAGAAATTGATAAAAGGCCACCAACTTCTTATATTGATAAGACAAATTTGATCTCAACATATGCTCAGGCACATAAAGAAGCTGATTTTTGGTTGTATTGTCGATCGATTTGGTATAGGCATATTCACTTTCCCAAACCAATTCTTGATTTCCCCATTTCCTTTTCCAGTCAAAACCCAGTTCCATTCCGTATTGGGAAACATCCTGAACATTCATCGCCATCCAAACTCCCTGTGTATTGGGTCGCCATTGAATTAGGTTATCGGTTGTAATACTATAGGCATTTAATGAAAGAGCTATATTTTTTACTTCTATTGTTTGTCCAATTTCCACCTGCCAAGAGGTTTCTGGCAAGACCTCCAAATTACCACTAGCTCCTGCCCCGGACCAATAAAGATCATTGAACGTTGGAACTCTATGGTTTTTGGATCCGTTGATATTTATAATGTAGTTTTTGGCAACCTTGTAACTGCTGTTCAGTGAAAAAAGAAAGGGGTTTTGATAATCGCTGACTACTTCTTGTCTCAGGTTAACACCATAATTCAATTTATCCGAGAGTTCATGGGAAAATAAAAAAGTACCGGAAACGAAACTTCTTTGGGCATTCTCAATAGAAGTCCCCTTGGCCCAAATGGAAGAAAAATCTATAATTCCATTCAAGGTTATTTTGTTCAATTGATATTTGTAATCATAGTTGGCAAGGAGGGTGTTGGCTTGCCCAAAGCTAAACTCCTCCCTTTGATTATTTGGGAAATACCGATAACGTTCATACAAATGCCCCACTTTTAAACGAGCGATCTTCCGTTCGTTAAAGCTACTGAGCTCTATGAGCGACCTGTGGTTTAAATCCCTGTAATTTTCATTGGCCGGGGCCGTCAGGGTACCCGAAAAATCCCTATCCCCGTTAAAGGTATTGTGGTAGACTTTTAAAATTTGTTGATCTGACAAGATAAAACCAACATTGGCATTTATATTAAGTTGATCGTACGCACCATTCTCGTTCCTTAAATCCGTTCCCAAATACTTGTAATCGTTATCCGAAGCTATGTGGTTGACTCCAATTTGAAGGGACGTTTTTTCCTTTCCAAGTGAAGTATTAAAAGCCAATTTACTGGTATTAAAACTACCATAACTTGTCTGTAAACTATTTTTCCAGCCGTCATTAAACCTAAAGCTATCGTTTAGCAGAATAACCCCCCCAACTGCGCCACTCCCATATTGTACAGACCCGCCACCACTTCTAACCACAACATCCCCATAGTTCCCAGGAATTAAAGTATTGAAATCTGTCTGACCGGTAAGTTGGGAATTTATGTTTATCCCATTCCAAACAACAGCGGTCTGTTGGGCGTTGGTACCGCGAAATGAAGCCGAAGAGACCATTCCATAACCATTTTCCTTAAAATATATATTTGAATTGTACCTTAATAGATCGGTTAGTGAGCTACCACTTTTTTCTTGTACGGAATCATTGACTACCCTAACTTTTGTTCCTTTGGAAAAATGAAGCAGTTTGGCGTCGCTCAAAATAACCTCGTCCAAAACAATAACGCCATCTCTCTGCCCAAAAACTTGAGCAAAGGCCATAAGTCCAATAAAAAATAAAAATAATTGCTTTTTTTCCATATTCAAGAAGATCCTTTGCCCGAAGATCTTTTCTATTTTGTGCTGAATATGGCAGGTCTCCTGACTTGCGTACTATCATTTACCTTCCCACCCCATAATTTAGGGCAGTGGTATTAGAAGAAATGATAGCCATCCAATAAACATGGATTAAGCTCACAGTTGCGGGAACAGTTTCGGAGTTTCACCGAATTCCCTTTTAATCCTACCCCTATAACATTAGGGAATAGAAACCAAAATTCGCAGCGAAACTACTACTTTTTTTTGGAAGTATCACTGTCTTTTTTTCTATTTAGTTTATAGGCCAACCAAATAAAACCGACCAAAAAATGCACGACTATAACAGCCGCAATAATGTATATTAGGGTGTTGGACTCTCCTCTCATAATTTTTTATTTGCCCAAAAATAAATACTCTGGTCGCAATAAATTATGACTATTGTTAGGCTTTTAGAAATTTCGATTCAAGAAATTAATGCTACTTTTGAATTCTGAAACAAACCTAAAGCCTCTTGAACAAAGCCCTGCTTTTACCAATCCTTCTATACATTTGTTCTTGTAAACAGACTAAGAAAGAGACTGTTACCAGCTCTGCTTTATCGCAGGCCATTAACATAGAATATGCCCAAGGTTTTACAGTTAATAGGACATCGCCCGATGTAACCATTATTAAAGTATCCTCACCTTGGCCGGAATCGGAAGACAGTTTCACTTACGCCTTGGTAGATAAAGAAAAATTGTCGACCATTACATTAAATAGGGATGAGTATAATGCCATAATTGGGGTGCCCGTCCAAAAAATAGTAGTAACCTCTACCACTCATATCCCTTCATTGGAAGCCCTGGGAGAGACCGAAAAATTAATAGGATTCCCGGATACGGAGTACGTATCCTCCCCAAAGACCAGAAAGCGAATAAATGAGGGCTTGGTGCAGGAATTGGGCAACAATGAATCCTTGAATTCAGAAATGGTAATCGCATTAAATCCGGAGGTAGTGGTAGGATTTAGCATTGACCACCAAAATAAGGCCTACGAAACTATACAACGATCCAATATTCCGGTTGTTTACAATGGAGATTGGACAGAAGAATCACCATTGGGGAAAGCAGAATGGATAAAGTTTTTTGCTCCATTTTTTCAAAAAGAAAAAGAGGCGGATAGTATTTTCAAATCCATCAAGGACAATTACAATAATGCCAAGGCACTTGCAAAAAAAGCGAATATACGGCCAAGTGTTCTAAGCGGAGCCCTTTATAAAGATATCTGGTACCTGCCAGGAGGGAAAAGTTGGGCCTCTAAATTTATAGAAGATGCAAATGCCGAATATCTATGGAACGATACAGCTTCAAATGGAAGCCTTTCCCTAAGTTTGGAAAGTGTAATAGAGCGTGCCCATGATGCCGATTTCTGGATTTCCCCCTCACAATTTGGGAGTTTTTCGGAATTAAACAAAGCCAACCGACATTATGCCCAGTTCTCTGCTTTCAGAAATAAAAAGGTGTATACCTATGCCAATTCCAAA is from Arenibacter algicola and encodes:
- a CDS encoding ABC transporter substrate-binding protein yields the protein MNKALLLPILLYICSCKQTKKETVTSSALSQAINIEYAQGFTVNRTSPDVTIIKVSSPWPESEDSFTYALVDKEKLSTITLNRDEYNAIIGVPVQKIVVTSTTHIPSLEALGETEKLIGFPDTEYVSSPKTRKRINEGLVQELGNNESLNSEMVIALNPEVVVGFSIDHQNKAYETIQRSNIPVVYNGDWTEESPLGKAEWIKFFAPFFQKEKEADSIFKSIKDNYNNAKALAKKANIRPSVLSGALYKDIWYLPGGKSWASKFIEDANAEYLWNDTASNGSLSLSLESVIERAHDADFWISPSQFGSFSELNKANRHYAQFSAFRNKKVYTYANSKGETGGLIYFEQAPNRPDLVLKDLIHIFHPELLPNYIPTFFKPLD